TATGCACTACAACCGTCACAACCAATTAAAACTATAACTCcccattattaattaatttattacatattattagtcaataaaaatataaaacactaactaatataataaacatatacattaaaaatatcataataataatatcaatcataataaattttaaattataaatattcaaatttcatGCATCTATTTACATATCATACATATGACTCTGATCACTAATCCACTGTTACTtcatttttaatcaattttttcttactctatttctttttaattatttgtgaaCTATAAAGCATCTCAAAGTTACACAATAAAATACTATTctttaaaaagtattgccaAACAAacagataattgatttattaaaatttacataatttgtttataaaaaacatttacaccaataaataaagaataatctatctacttaaaaataattatattagacGATAAGATATAAAACAAAANaataactaaaaattaaacattaacaattttatttactaatttttaactataatttattaaaataaatgtgaaaataaaatcaaaaaataaaatataacctTACACAACTTcaatatcaaaaaattttatattacaaaatattttaaataaaaatacatcaaatttaatattatttatatatattttaattaatttttaaacaatataaTAGACTAACAGACGGATCTCACTCTAGTTAATTAATTCACAAGAGCAAAAGCACCGACTTGCTATTAGAAACGCCTAAGAATTTCTCATGCTGTGTTGTCACTTCACTTGGCATGTATGAATAATAATTAGGCCAATTCTCTGGTGTCTGTAACTTTGGTGCCGAAATTGCGGAAGTTACCTTTTATGgtaagttttaaatattaaaaaataatttacttttatattttttaatttaaatattaaattttatctcaTTTTAGTAAGTTAGTAAGTTAGGCAAATATATATAGACACCGTAGCATGCACCTAATAATTAATAAGTGTCCAACCATAACAAAAACTGCTTATATACATACATAAGAGTATATAAGACATAATACATTAACATCTCCCTTTTTGAAAGCTAATGTACATTTATAAGTGTCAAAACTATTGGAGTGGAATATTTACGAGTAACTCAACATAGAAATGGATTTGCATGAGTTAGGTGAATTCTCCTTTGAGTGCAGAAGCAGCTGTTTGAATGGCTCTTGCAACTCTCCAGATTTCATGTTGAATTGCTGCTACCCTTTCTCTTTCACTTGTTGCCTTTGATGATCCCTGTGTTATTGAATCAGCAATCCCAGGGAAGAAATCTAGCTTGTTTTCTTGGTCCCTTGGAGGCCCAAACACCTAAAAGATGCATTCATGGATTGTGATTAAGTCAAGTTTAGTAACATGAAAGCGATTAACTAAGTCAACTAACACAAGCACACTCACAAGATGCTTGAACCACTGCCTTCCATGAAGACCATCTGCATCAAGGAAGCCTTTTTCAGCAAGGATTAGTCTGTCGTTCAACGCTCGCTTCTTCATATCTACTATATCACCTGCAGTTTCTTGCAATCTCAGTTGCTGCAATTCAGAACAAAGATGAGTATAAATTGGAATTGAAAtggaataagaagaaaaaaaagggattCTAGCACTAAAAGATACATCATTTGCAAGCATTGTTTGGTTTACCTTTGATTCATCATCAACTTGCTTGGCTGCAGAAGCAAATTCTTGAATTGACATGGTTAATGGATGTAGAGAAACTTGCTGATCTAACAAGTTGCTCAACTTGTTCTTGTAAGACTGCAAAGTAACATCAGTGTTAGTCTTCTTTTCTTCCATATTAAATAGAAACAATTGATTTGTTAAAGAGATAATAGCTATCAAGAATTTTAATAAACTACTAGGTGATTATGAATGCATACCAATAATTGATTCGCATAGGAAACGTAATTGAAGGGAAGAATGGAATCGTCGGCCAGGTGAAGGGCTAGGAGTCCCCAAATTCCAGTAACTAATAAAACAAAGAACAGAAGATACATCTTGAGATTaccaaatgaaattaaaaatatttttaccaaTAAGAAAATCACTCAAAATCACCAGGAATTAGATAAGAAATCTAACCGGCAACGTGTCGCTGAAAAAATGGATCTCCATACTCTGTCATCCAGTTATACGAGTCGTAAGCCGTGTGATAGACAGGAAAATCTGGGGGAAGTGGTGCAGGATTATTACAATACATTTTATAGAACATGACATATTTAGGCAtattgtgttagaacaattaattttgattacaaaaattaaagaatctaGGAAGTGGTCTTATATATTTGGAACCTGGTTGATTTAAATTAGCCTCTGGTTTATCAATGTCCAAAGAGATATAATAACAGATGGTATAACCATAGTAAATGGCTCCATAAGTTTAAAAAGAAGTACCTCTTCCATAATAAACATCAATAGATGGAACCCCTGCATGTTGCACAAATGGAGCAAAATCAGAATCAACTGCACTGAGCCTTTGAATCTGCAATCCACCGAAAAACCACACTTTTTAAAACAAACCTTGGCAAAATCCACATTAATATgatacaatatataaaatttttcatgaTTTGAGTTAGCAAATGCAAACAAATACTTGGCAGTAGTAACAAAAGCTTTACATTGTAGTCTTCACCAGTGACAGCCCAGTTCTCATATATTGATGCACCCTCAGAATCAGGATCCTTGACCTGAAATCAATGCAAATGCTAAGTGATGTTCAGGTATTATGATATATAAGTTTATTATGTATGCAAATGCATTTATAAATTACAGTGATCTAAAGATACCTTCTTTGTGACCTCCACAATAAGATTGTCTAGCTGAGGAGTTGAGCCAACAAAGAGGCCAGGCCCTTGAACAGCACAGTCCACATTAAGGTATGCCACAGCTTTGGGACTCAGATTGATAAGGTTTTGTTCAACCCACTCAGTGGATCCTATCTACATAAAACACATTAACCTCATTCATGATTCCAAATCATATTATTACAGGAAGCAAAATCATTAAAAGCAAAGAACTTGACCATGTTTCGGTTCATTCTTCGAGCTGGAAACATCCACAAACTCAAGAGGTTGCTTGCTTAAAGGGAATCATAGTTAAAATGAGTGAATAAGGAATTACTACTACCTACCATTCCGAATTCCTCAGCATCCCAGCTGCAGAGAATGATAGATCTCCTCGGAGTCCAACCGGAACCTAACAGAATCGAAAATCTCCGGGCAATGTCAAGCAGGGCAGCTGTCCCACTGCTGGGATCAACAGCACCAAAAGTCCATGCATCTCTATGGTTCCCAAGCAACACATACCTATCAGGTTCCTCACAACCCTTTATCACAGCAAACACATTCTGAATAGTTGCCACTTTCTTCTCTCCCTGCAAAATACACACACCAAACTTCATCATAAGGCTTCCCCTTAAAGAACTCCTACTAAGAGAACTTCATAAATCCAACACATGTCTAAAACTATTTTGACAATGCATAGAAATTAAGGTAAGAAAAACATGTCAAATTTCCTGATTTGTAGAGAATGAAAAAAAGTCAATACACAAAAAATGACACTTCTGAAGGAAGActcaaaagtgaaaaaaagtcAAATTCCAATTACAGTTATGAAACAAAGGTACAAACAAAACAGAACACCAACCTGGTAAGAGAAATTGAGCATGGTGGGACCAGGACCAACGTGCCTGACCTTAGATCCTAGGGTACCCCTCCATTCAAGGGGCACCGGAGCACCACCCAAGGAGCCCAAAACAGTCTCAGCAACCTCAGCAGACAAGGGTAAAGATGGAATTTTGGGGAACCTCTTCGAAACCTCGCTATCATCCAAACCCAAGGTTTCACCGCCATCAACACCAGCCCAACCAGGACTCAAAGGGTCCCCCACACCCCTCATCACGTGACCTCTCTCGAACCCATCACGCCACGTGTCACCGTCCCCGTAAACCAGCACTGCCACCGCGCCATTCTCTTCAGCTTTCTCAACCACCGCTCCCCTCCCTAACCCGCCGCCTTTACGAACCACAACGACGCAGCCGCTAACGTGCACCCCCTGCGCCCGAAGCGCACGGTAGTCCCTCTCCCTGCCGTAGTTCACGAAAACCGCCCTCGCATAAGCCGAACCGGACGGCGAGTAAGCGTGGTAAGGTTGCACCACTGGTTGTCCGGTCTGGTCGCTGAAATGAACGGGTTCGGTGAGTGGAAGGTTGAGAACTGAACCGTTTGGGAAATGCAATGAAACAGAGGAGTGAAGAGGGTAAGAGAGGAGTGTGGTGTAGGTTGTTGTGTGCGTTGGAAGGTTAAGGGACCTGAAGTGGTTTATGACGAGGCGTGTGGTATCGGCGGCGAGCTTTGTTCCGGCGAGGTGAGGGTGGAGGGTGAGGCTGCGAAGGTAGGAGGAGATGGTGGAGTTGGAAGCAGATGAGAGAAAGAGATCAATGGCGGTTGAAGTTGAAACAGGGTAAGGGTAATACAGGGTATAGAAACCCAGAATGCAGAGAACGAGTATGGCCACAAAAGTTTCCAAAGGTGAAGGCTTTCCGGTGATAGCGTTGGTGGGCAAGGGAATAATCCGCACCATTTTTTGGTGGAAAAAACAGAGTACACAGAGAAACAGAGGATGctctgttttgtttttctttttatttttattatggagaaagagaaagagaaagagaaagagactaataactagtttttattttaatttaataatagatTCGAGGATAATGGTCGTGCATTTTTTTGCCTTTATGGTGAAAGGGTTTGGGGAAAtgaatgaatgatgatgataggCTTTAGAGGAGTCTAAAAAAAATGGTTATAACAGATTTaacttttaacaaaattaaattattttatttttgatagttAAAATggtagtttattattatttatataaagatGGGAATGTGAAGAGGTGGATGACAGTGAAGGGTGTCTTCTTTCTATAATTCATTCTATGTGCTATGTCCATGCACGGTGGAGATTTGAGTCACATTGTGAAAAATATTGTAGgcagaaaaatccaaaaactcATCTAGGACAAGAAGCCTCTGTCACTACTCACATGAAAATCTTTGTTTCTGTGAAAGGACATATCTCTTTTTTTATAGATGCTAAGAATAAATAACCCCAAATCGTGGTAGCCATAAATAAATgagataatttaatttaattttcttatacTATATGTCTGGTCTGCTCTCTGGTATGAAAAAGCATGAGAATCTATGTCTGAGTTAGTGTTAGTGACACTGAAGCATGCCAAAAGTAGGAGTGGATGTCCACGCCTGGGCTGAGTGGGGAGAGCATTAATCAACTGACCATCCATTATTTCTCTCCCTCCAAAAATCATATCACCTCTCATGCCACCATTTAACATGAATCATGCTAGATGAATATTAATTAGTCcatcatataaaatatatattataaatgaaATAAACTATGCTTTTATGTATATACAAATATAGAATGATTGATTTGGTTAAGAATTTTTTATGTGCAcgtaatatttttgtatattgtaGTTGTTTTTTACTCTAAATATATGCTTACTTTGGCCACACCCTAGTTGTTTCCTTTTTGATTCTCCAACTCCAAGTTTAAGCACAAACCTTCCACGTGcgatatattttgtttttgttttcattaCCAAAATACTTAGTTCAAATACAATTTTACAAATCAACTTCCCCAAAAATTGGCACCATGCATAGAAGTTTGAGTCCAAATGCAAACCACCTTGCCCAAAATTGCAAAATTGTAGAGTGTGGGTTCAAATATAATTCACCTTGCCCAAAGTTAGACCATAATCGTATAAAAGTTTGGATCTAGTTTGGACTTTATTTGAttactcttttattattatttatcactTTGATTAAGACAAATATTAATGGTACATGCTTTAAATATTAGtgacattaaaaatttaaatattatttagtaattattaatttatatttcaagtattgaaatatttaattttagagaaattttttacatataaacATTTTctcatacaagtcatttatttttctttttttttcatgcctcgtctttttcttttctttttttccgtgcctcttctttttctttttcgtttttgaagtatttcatcttcatcgtcATGTTTCTCCTcgttcttcttttgattttgcaacattatgtatttttttgtttaattttttcctcccaaaaagaattatgagaatatgaaataagaaaatgaagaagaagaagaagaagaagcagaagatgaggaggagaaagaggaagaattctgaattatgcataaggtgtacttcaaagaattttgtgtgtattttttaaattctttgggtgtatttttataatcctttgagtgtatttctgtaatcatttgAGTGTATTTATATAATCGTTTaggtgaattcctgtaaccgtttgggtgtatttctgtttggatgtatttctgtaatcggtttgatgtatttatgtaatcgtttgggtgtatttctgaacttccattatcttcaaaatgatttcaaagcttgattttaGAAACCGTGAAAatcgaaaagaaaaaaaaacgaagcaaGAATACCAATGATAAACGCAGATAAAACAACaaatgaaaaggcaaagagagaaCGCACGAAGGAGATCGAACAAATTTGACAAAAAACTCGTTTTCatggagaaaaaagaagaagagtaggagaagaagaaggaagaggaggaggagaagacaGAACGCAAAGCATGCCATGGAAATCGTATATGGGGCAGCGTGCTTTTTGTTAAGTTTCTCCCAACTTGTATGACTTGTAAACtaaatgacttgtatgtgtagcactcctctttaatttaatatattttaattttatttagttaatttgtaAATTAGAC
This portion of the Arachis duranensis cultivar V14167 chromosome 6, aradu.V14167.gnm2.J7QH, whole genome shotgun sequence genome encodes:
- the LOC107492714 gene encoding probable glutamate carboxypeptidase AMP1 isoform X1, yielding MVRIIPLPTNAITGKPSPLETFVAILVLCILGFYTLYYPYPVSTSTAIDLFLSSASNSTISSYLRSLTLHPHLAGTKLAADTTRLVINHFRSLNLPTHTTTYTTLLSYPLHSSVSLHFPNGSVLNLPLTEPVHFSDQTGQPVVQPYHAYSPSGSAYARAVFVNYGRERDYRALRAQGVHVSGCVVVVRKGGGLGRGAVVEKAEENGAVAVLVYGDGDTWRDGFERGHVMRGVGDPLSPGWAGVDGGETLGLDDSEVSKRFPKIPSLPLSAEVAETVLGSLGGAPVPLEWRGTLGSKVRHVGPGPTMLNFSYQGEKKVATIQNVFAVIKGCEEPDRYVLLGNHRDAWTFGAVDPSSGTAALLDIARRFSILLGSGWTPRRSIILCSWDAEEFGMIGSTEWVEQNLINLSPKAVAYLNVDCAVQGPGLFVGSTPQLDNLIVEVTKKVKDPDSEGASIYENWAVTGEDYNIQRLSAVDSDFAPFVQHAGVPSIDVYYGRDFPVYHTAYDSYNWMTEYGDPFFQRHVAVTGIWGLLALHLADDSILPFNYVSYANQLLSYKNKLSNLLDQQVSLHPLTMSIQEFASAAKQVDDESKQLRLQETAGDIVDMKKRALNDRLILAEKGFLDADGLHGRQWFKHLVFGPPRDQENKLDFFPGIADSITQGSSKATSERERVAAIQHEIWRVARAIQTAASALKGEFT
- the LOC107492714 gene encoding probable glutamate carboxypeptidase AMP1 isoform X2; translation: MVRIIPLPTNAITGKPSPLETFVAILVLCILGFYTLYYPYPVSTSTAIDLFLSSASNSTISSYLRSLTLHPHLAGTKLAADTTRLVINHFRSLNLPTHTTTYTTLLSYPLHSSVSLHFPNGSVLNLPLTEPVHFSDQTGQPVVQPYHAYSPSGSAYARAVFVNYGRERDYRALRAQGVHVSGCVVVVRKGGGLGRGAVVEKAEENGAVAVLVYGDGDTWRDGFERGHVMRGVGDPLSPGWAGVDGGETLGLDDSEVSKRFPKIPSLPLSAEVAETVLGSLGGAPVPLEWRGTLGSKVRHVGPGPTMLNFSYQGEKKVATIQNVFAVIKGCEEPDRYVLLGNHRDAWTFGAVDPSSGTAALLDIARRFSILLGSGWTPRRSIILCSWDAEEFGMIGSTEWVEQNLINLSPKAVAYLNVDCAVQGPGLFVGSTPQLDNLIVEVTKKVKDPDSEGASIYENWAVTGEDYNIQRLSAVDSDFAPFVQHAGVPSIDVYYGRDFPVYHTAYDSYNWMTEYGDPFFQRHVAVTGIWGLLALHLADDSILPFNYVSYANQLLSYKNKLSNLLDQQVSLHPLTMSIQEFASAAKQVDDESKVI